Proteins co-encoded in one Perca flavescens isolate YP-PL-M2 chromosome 11, PFLA_1.0, whole genome shotgun sequence genomic window:
- the LOC114564026 gene encoding neuroligin-4, X-linked, with protein sequence MLGDMMPSWLTANLDIAATYLTHQSEDCLYLNIYVPTEEDIHEEGGQRPVMVYVHGGSYTEGTGNMMDGSVLASYGNVIVITLNYRLGVLGFLSTGDQAAKGNYGLLDQIQALRWVKENIAAFGGDPSRVTVFGSGAGASCVSLLTLSHYSEDLFHRAIIQSGSALASWAVNYQPSKYARQLGERVGCGIDDSTQLVACLQGRSYRELVEQSITPAKYHTAFAPVIDGDVIPDDPQILMEQGEFLNYDVMLGVNQGEGVKFVEGIVDSEDGVTAEDFDFAVSDFVDSLYGYPEGRDTLRESIRFMYTDWADRDNAETRRKTLVALFTDHQWVAPAIATADLHAQYGSPTYFYSFYHHCQSDATPPWADSAHGDEVPYVFGVPMVGPTDLFNCNFSKNDVMLSAVVMTYWTNFAKTGDPNQPVPQDTKFIHTKPNRFEEVAWSKYTPKEQLYLHIGLKPRVRDHYRATKISFWLQLVPHLHHVNELLQSVSSFTHSPSPQDDTPYSYTKRLAKGWPPSSTRHPGSQPGTPQPPESALGQGGGEDGVRVPNEDYSTELSVTIAVGASLLFLNILAFAALLYKKDKRRLEHRRPRPLPPPRRDITPADVAAHLQGEGLMSLQVKQLECDAASADERNNTHHHHTLDTLDALDGMDTQDIYSTLDTVRLTCPPDYTLTLRRSPDDVPLMTSLTPGSLPVTPGSHPVTPATPMTPMTPGSVVGMRMGHPHQGYTHHSPYSNTHLPHTHISTHTHSTTRV encoded by the exons ATGCTGGGAGATATGATGCCTTCCTGGCTCACAGCTAACCTGGATATAGCGGCGACGTACCTCACTCACCAGAGTGAGGATTGTCTCTACCTCAATATCTACGTGCCCACTGAGGAAG ACATCCATGAGGAGGGGGGTCAGCGGCCGGTGATGGTCTACGTCCATGGGGGCTCGTACACAGAAGGCACTGGCAACATGATGGATGGCAGCGTGCTGGCAAGCTACGGCAACGTCATTGTCATAACCCTCAACTATCGCCTAGGAGTACTGG GATTTCTCAGTACAGGTGACCAGGCAGCAAAAGGGAACTACGGCTTGCTGGATCAGATCCAGGCTTTGCGCTGGGTGAAGGAGAACATTGCAGCCTTCGGAGGAGACCCAAGCAGGGTCACTGTGTTTGGATCCGGGGCTGGGGCCTCGTGCGTCAGCCTGCTCACCTTGTCTCACTACTCTGAGG ACCTGTTCCATAGAGCTATCATCCAGAGCGGTAGTGCTTTAGCCAGTTGGGCTGTCAACTACCAGCCCAGCAAGTACGCCCGTCAGCTTGGTGAGAGGGTGGGCTGCGGCATCGACGACAGCACTCAACTGGTCGCCTGCCTTCAGGGCCGGAGTTACCGCGAACTTGTGGAGCAGAGCATAACGCCGGCCAAATATCACACAGCTTTTGCCCCGGTGATTGATGGTGATGTTATACCTGATGACCCCCAGATTCTGATGGAGCAGGGAGAGTTTCTGAACTACGACGTGATGCTGGGGGTTAATCAGGGCGAGGGCGTGAAGTTTGTAGAGGGCATTGTGGACTCAGAAGACGGTGTCACGGCTGAGGACTTTGACTTTGCAGTGTCAGACTTTGTGGATAGTTTGTATGGATACCCAGAAGGCCGAGATACATTGAGAGAGAGCATAAG GTTCATGTACACGGACTGGGCGGACCGGGACAATGCAGAAACTCGGCGAAAGACTTTGGTAGCGCTATTCACAGACCACCAATGGGTGGCGCCAGCAATCGCTACAGCTGACCTCCACGCTCAGTATGGATCGCCCACATACTTCTACTCCTTTTACCACCACTGCCAGAGTGACGCCACGCCGCCCTGGGCTGACTCTGCCCATGGTGACGAG gtgccCTACGTGTTCGGTGTGCCCATGGTGGGACCCACTGATTTGTTCAACTGTAACTTCTCCAAGAACGACGTGATGCTGAGCGCTGTTGTAATGACTTACTGGACCAACTTTGCCAAGACTGG TGACCCAAACCAGCCGGTTCCTCAAGATACCAAGTTCATCCACACTAAACCTAACCGTTTTGAAGAAGTGGCCTGGTCTAAGTACACCCCTAAAGAGCAGCTGTACCTCCACATTGGCCTGAAGCCGCGTGTCAGAGACCACTACCGTGCCACCAAAATCTCCTTCTGGCTCCAGCTGGTCCCTCACTTGCATCATGTCAACGAGCTCCTCCAATCGGTGTCCTCCTTCACCCATAGTCCCTCTCCACAGGATGATACTCCTTATTCTTACACCAAGCGTCTAGCCAAAGGTTGGCCGCCTAGTAGTACACGTCACCCAGGTTCACAACCAGGTACTCCACAGCCACCAGAGTCTGCTTTAGGCCAAGGTGGAGGGGAAGACGGGGTCCGTGTCCCTAATGAGGACTACTCAACTGAACTCTCAGTGACGATTGCGGTGGGAGCGTCACTGTTATTTCTTAACATCCTTGCGTTTGCGGCCTTGCTGTACAAGAAAGACAAGAGGCGTCTGGAGCATCGTCGGCCACGTCCACTTCCTCCCCCGAGACGAGACATCACACCTGCAGATGTTGCGGCCCACCTGCAGGGGGAGGGACTGATGTCTTTACAG GTGAAACAGCTAGAGTGTGATGCGGCATCAGCAGACGAGAGGAACAACACTCACCACCATCACACTCTGGATACGCTGGACGCCCTGGATGGCATGGACACCCAGGACATCTACAGCACACTGGACACCGTGCGCCTCACCTGCCCGCCAGACTACACCCTCACCCTGCGCCGCTCGCCTGACGACGTCCCCCTCATGACCTCTCTGACCCCAGGATCACTGCCTGTGACTCCTGGATCACACCCTGTTACCCCGGCAACGCCGATGACCCCCATGACGCCTGGATCAGTGGTGGGGATGAGGATGGGGCATCCACACCAGGGATACACACACCATAGCCCATATAGTAATACACacttgccacacacacacatctccacgcacacacactccaccACGCGTGTATAA